A part of Xenopus tropicalis strain Nigerian chromosome 4, UCB_Xtro_10.0, whole genome shotgun sequence genomic DNA contains:
- the LOC116410503 gene encoding latent-transforming growth factor beta-binding protein 4-like, with the protein MCERYPGSGMCERYPGSGMCERYPGSGMCERYPGSGMCERYPGSGMCERYPGSGMCERYPGSGMCERYPGSGMCVCYPGSGMCERYPGSGMCERYPGSGMCERYPGSGMCVRYPGSGMCERYPGSGMCERYPGSGMCERYPGSGMCERYPGSGMCERYPGSGMCERYPGSGMCERYPGSGMCERYPGSGMCERYPGSGMCEPYPGSGMCERYPGYGMCERYPGSGMCERYKVRYVRALPRVRYV; encoded by the coding sequence ATGTGCGAGCGCTACCCAGGGTCCGGTATGTGCGAGCGCTACCCAGGGTCCGGTATGTGCGAGCGCTACCCAGGGTCCGGTATGTGCGAGCGCTACCCAGGGTCCGGTATGTGCGAGCGCTACCCAGGGTCCGGTATGTGCGAGCGCTACCCAGGGTCCGGTATGTGCGAGCGCTACCCAGGGTCCGGTATGTGTGAGCGCTACCCAGGGTCCGGTATGTGTGTGTGCTACCCAGGGTCCGGTATGTGCGAGCGCTACCCAGGGTCCGGTATGTGCGAGCGCTACCCAGGGTCCGGTATGTGCGAGCGCTACCCAGGGTCCGGTATGTGTGTGCGCTACCCAGGGTCCGGTATGTGTGAGCGCTACCCAGGGTCCGGTATGTGCGAGCGCTACCCAGGGTCCGGTATGTGCGAGCGCTACCCAGGGTCCGGTATGTGCGAGCGCTACCCAGGGTCCGGTATGTGTGAGCGCTACCCAGGGTCCGGTATGTGTGAGCGCTACCCAGGGTCCGGTATGTGTGAGCGCTACCCAGGGTCCGGTATGTGTGAGCGCTACCCAGGGTCCGGTATGTGTGAGCGCTACCCAGGGTCCGGTATGTGCGAGCCCTACCCAGGGTCCGGTATGTGCGAGCGCTACCCAGGGTACGGTATGTGTGAGCGCTACCCAGGGTCCGGTATGTGTGAGCGCTACAAGGTCCGGTATGTGCGAGCCCTACCCAGGGTCCGGTATGTGTGA
- the stimate gene encoding store-operated calcium entry regulator STIMATE — MGTSNGSKSLTPGPSPPDPSPTAPGCGNGAMMGSFGIFLQGLLAVMAFSILMLKRLREPKHERRPWKIWFLDTSKQAIGMLFIHFANVYLSDLTGEDPCSIYLINFLLDATLGMLLIYIGVRVVSCIVEWRQWESLRFGEYGEPMQCKAWVGQCALYIVIMMFEKAAIILVLLIPHLKEVAKVKPIKNPQLELATVMLIVPFFVNALMFWVVDNFLMKKGKTKAKTEEREGSPDSRNGTTVRYRRTASYDESESEILISADDEMEESEGEDDLRRLTNSKPVKKKKHRFGLPV, encoded by the exons ATGGGGACGAGCAATGGCAGCAAGAGCCTGACCCCGGGGCCGTCCCCGCCCGACCCCAGTCCCACTGCTCCGGGCTGCGGGAATGGGGCAATGATGGGCTCTTTCGGGATCTTCTTGCaaggcctgctggctgtgatggCTTTCAGCATCCTCATGT TAAAACGCCTTCGAGAACCAAAGCATGAAAGACGTCCTTGGAAAATATG gtttttGGACACATCCAAGCAAGCTATAGGGATGCTGTTTATCCATTTTGCAAACGTCTACTTGTCGGACCTTACCGGGGAAGATCCTTGCTCTAT ATATCTGATTAATTTCCTGCTGGACGCTACATTGGGAATGTTGCTCATTTATATCGGGGTTCGAGTAGTGAGTTGCATCGTGGAGTGGAGGCAGTGGGAGTCCTTGCGATTTGGCGAATATG GTGAACCTATGCAGTGCAAAGCCTGGGTTGGTCAGTGTGCTCTCTACATTGTCATCATGATGTTTGAGAAAGCAGCCATCATCCTTGTGCTGCTCATACCACATCTCAAAGAG GTTGCCAAGGTAAAACCTATAAAAAACCCTCAGCTGGAACTTGCAACTGTCATGCTGATTGTCCCGTTCTTTGTTAAT GCATTAATGTTTTGGGTTGTGGACAATTTTCTAATGAAGAAAGGCAAGACAAAAGCCAAGACGGAAGAAAGGGAGGGCAGCCCTGACTCTCGGAATGGCACCACAGTCCGGTATCGGCGTACTGCTTCATATGATGAATCAGAATCAGAA ATTCTCATCTCAGCAGATGATGAAATGGAAGAGTCAGAGGGGGAGGATGATTTGCGCAGGCTCACTAATTCCAAGCCGGTTAAGAAAAAGAAGCATCGCTTTGGCCTTCCTGTATGA